A single Vicia villosa cultivar HV-30 ecotype Madison, WI unplaced genomic scaffold, Vvil1.0 ctg.000732F_1_1, whole genome shotgun sequence DNA region contains:
- the LOC131630765 gene encoding uncharacterized protein LOC131630765 — protein sequence MKQAQDRQKSYADKRRRPLEFDVGDHVFLKVTPRLSLKRPFKTRKLSPRYLRKFVPDSFHPILPDTIEVEPDLSFQPKPCRILEHASKSLRSKEIPLVKVLWEESRPDEATWELESEMRELYPNLFC from the exons ATGAAACAAGCTCAAGATCGACAAAAGAGTTATGCGGATAAACGAAGGAGGCCGTTGGAGTTTGATGTAGGAGATCATGTTTTCTTGAAGGTGACTCCGAGGTTGAGTTTGAAAAGACCGTTTAAGACGCGCAAGCTTAGCCCGAGATAC ttgcggaagtttgtgCCGGATTCATTTCATCCTATCCTACCGGATACGATTGAAGTAGAGCCAGATCTTTCCTTCCAACCGAAACCTTGTCGTATCTTGGAGCATGCTAGCAAGTCGTTGAGAAGCAAAGAGATACCTCTTGTGAAGGTGTTGTGGGAAGAGTCGCGTCCTGACGAAGCGACTTGGGAGCTCGAATCAGAGATGCGGGAGTTGTATCCTAACTTattctg TTGA
- the LOC131630766 gene encoding uncharacterized protein LOC131630766, with translation MEMIFQAIQCTEEEKVIFAAQKIKGPAGRWWNAESTYFTNRGIPKDWQHFKTAFLEKYYPNSVRALKEREFQSFKQGNMSVSEYVEKFEDMAAYSRQAAYAPDECWKIDQFLMGLNADIVHSVSQREFTTYVECLRQCYVAENTLKRVQDEREQNKPVRREQGRSGQHLKPRNSPAMKKQVYGDRSTQPPRCGRCKANHFGNCKLDLVKCYKCNQLGQFARSVLLPSMVVDS, from the coding sequence atgGAGATGATATTTCAGGCTATTCAGTGCACCGAGgaagagaaggtgatctttgctGCTCAGAAAATAAAGGGACCAGCAGGAAGATGGTGGAATGCGGAGTCTACGTATTTCACTAACCGAGGGATTCCTAAGGATTGGCAACATTTCAAGACAGCTTTCTTGGAGAAGTACTACCCCAACAGTGTGCGTGCTTTGAAGGAGCGTGAGTTTCAGTCCTTCAAACAAGGCAACATGTCGGTGTCTGAATATGTTGAGAAGTTTGAGGACATGGCTGCCTATTCCAGACAAGCAGCTTATGCACCAGATGAGTGTTGGAAGATTGATCAGTTCCTTATGGGGCTGAATGCTGATATTGTACACAGCGTGTCTCAAAGGGAGTTTACTACCTATGTTGAGTGTTTGAGGCAATGCTATGTTGCTGAAAACACATTGAAGAGAGTCCAAGATGAAAGAGAACAGAATAAGCCGGTTCGTAGGGAACAAGGAAGGTCGGGACAACATTTGAAACCCCGCAATTCTCCAGCTATGAAGAAACAGGTCTATGGAGATCGCTCTACTCAGCCTCCCCGATGTGGTAGATGCAAGGCAAACCACTTTGGGAATTGCAAGCTAGATCTTGTGAAATGTTATAAGTGCAATCAGTTGGGACAATTTGCAAGGAGTGTTCTATTACCTTCAATGGTCGTAGATTCGTGA